The Henckelia pumila isolate YLH828 chromosome 2, ASM3356847v2, whole genome shotgun sequence genome includes a window with the following:
- the LOC140884307 gene encoding malonyl-coenzyme:anthocyanin 5-O-glucoside-6'''-O-malonyltransferase-like — MASTSTVPKAATIHELCRVRPPATADSAAEQRLSVTFFDMPWLNFHSIRRLLFYQFPCSKSHFLETIVPNLTKSLSKTLKNYLPLAGNLLYPLNSGMPEFRHVPGDSVPVTIAESNEASDFNHLTGNQSKIADEFYPFVPDLPEPGIDSESGFKIIPLIAVQITLFPGSGICIGFSNHHSIGDASSIVRFMKAWSTVCRLGGDEELWAQSVPFPFYDRSVIKDPLGLKGIFWDQLENMKMEAAPLTFPTNLIRATYVLQKNDIQKLKNLALFKNPDSPHVSSFTVTAACVWTCLVKSAAEAGEEVDPDEPEHFAFAVDVRARLNPPVSSDYFGNCLALAKTAAAHRRLKEADGFFTAVKLIGDVISNKVNNRDEILRDVDTWFTDYIPLFGKRLFSVAGSPKFNFYDMDFGWGNPKKQEAVSIDGGPSMSLSRSRDHEGGLEIGLSLPKVKMDAFATFFHEIMTP, encoded by the coding sequence ATGGCATCGACTTCGACCGTCCCCAAAGCTGCCACCATTCACGAGCTCTGCCGCGTTCGCCCACCCGCCACCGCTGACTCGGCGGCGGAGCAACGCCTTTCCGTGACATTCTTCGACATGCCATGGCTGAACTTCCACTCCATCCGGCGTCTCCTCTTCTACCAGTTCCCCTGCTCCAAATCTCATTTCCTAGAAACCATAGTTCCCAATCTCACAAAATCACTCTCAAAAACTCTCAAGAATTATCTTCCCCTCGCGGGAAACCTTCTGTATCCTCTGAATTCAGGCATGCCGGAGTTCCGTCATGTTCCCGGCGACTCGGTTCCTGTCACCATAGCCGAGTCGAATGAAGCTTCAGATTTCAATCACCTGACCGGAAACCAGTCCAAGATCGCTGATGAATTCTACCCTTTTGTTCCCGATTTACCAGAACCAGGAATCGATTCCGAATCAGGCTTCAAAATAATACCTCTTATCGCGGTGCAGATAACCCTGTTTCCGGGCTCTGGTATCTGCATTGGGTTCAGCAATCATCACTCCATAGGAGATGCGAGTTCGATAGTGAGGTTCATGAAAGCCTGGAGCACAGTTTGCAGACTCGGTGGGGACGAGGAATTATGGGCTCAAAGTGTTCCTTTTCCATTTTACGACAGGTCTGTGATTAAAGATCCACTCGGGCTCAAGGGTATTTTCTGGGATCAGCTGGAAAATATGAAGATGGAAGCTGCCCCGTTAACCTTCCCCACAAACTTAATTCGGGCAACCTATGTTCTACAAAAGAATGACATCCAAAAACTGAAAAATCTCGCGCTGTTCAAGAATCCAGATTCCCCCCACGTATCGTCGTTCACCGTAACGGCGGCGTGTGTGTGGACGTGTTTAGTCAAATCAGCGGCGGAAGCAGGGGAAGAAGTCGATCCGGACGAGCCGGAACACTTTGCCTTCGCGGTTGACGTCCGGGCTCGGCTGAATCCGCCGGTGTCCTCCGACTACTTCGGCAACTGCCTCGCGTTAGCCAAGACGGCGGCGGCGCACCGGCGGCTGAAAGAAGCCGATGGGTTCTTTACGGCCGTGAAGTTGATCGGAGATGTTATCAGTAACAAGGTGAACAACAGAGACGAAATCTTGAGGGACGTGGACACTTGGTTCACTGATTACATTCCTCTGTTTGGAAAGAGGCTGTTTTCGGTGGCGGGATCCCCTAAATTTAATTTCTACGACATGGATTTCGGGTGGGGAAACCCGAAGAAGCAGGAGGCCGTGTCCATCGACGGAGGGCCGTCCATGTCGCTCAGCAGATCGAGGGATCACGAAGGAGGTTTGGAGATTGGTTTGTCATTGCCTAAGGTGAAAATGGATGCTTTTGCTACTTTCTTTCATGAAATCATGACACCATGA
- the LOC140881072 gene encoding probable receptor-like protein kinase At5g24010 yields the protein MLEFRSRNIFPLLPLCFFFLHFSSIFVPTFTYTLPDQYFINCGSSSSVDVYGKTFVGDENRGRFSLSSGNNGPVQDPRFSGVGLYRSARVFRKRSWYEFDAEQDGTFVVRFHFLPFPSLGNVSDARFSVVASGFSLLSQFTVEKSNSSPYVEEFFIKMAAGKFKVYFVPEGYNSFAFVNAIEFFIAPPGFLPDSATRVTREGSRGDDYKNLLSLPSRVIHRINVGGKNIMPNNDTLLRSWIPDDPYLFNNETAKDSVPYGFRPQYQSPGSTEFDAPEFVYRTAKQMNIDNSRSNLFNMTWRFPVKGGAKHLLRVHFCDIVSVTSNEGLKFYLYVYSQFSVRIWPFDVIPQLASPFYRDYLVDSDDSGFINVSVGPDDTSRVANAFLNGVEIMQLIEDTSSVSDEGGGGGTHLFIIIGSVVGSAIFVVIVILLIVFLCFKRRKLKAVETFDRPLVPLYGGSSYSRTTDKTVLGSPFADLNLGLKLHLSEIQSATKNFDPKLIIGEGGFGKVYKGMLRNGTRVAVKRSEPESGQGVPEFETEIMVLSSIRHNHLVSLVGYCDERDEMILVYEFMEKGTLREHLYSEESREKSTPRSTLSWEQRVRICVGAAKGIHYLHTGSSGVIIHRDIKSTNILLDEYYVAKVADFGLSRSGPPDQTHVSTEVKGSFGYLDPEYFKFLQLTQKSDVYSFGVVLLEVLCARPVVSARDPVSLVEWGMSWIRKEQLEQIVDPLLEGKINPGSLRKFGETVEKCLQEYGADRPNMVDVLWDLEYCLQLHQTVTPQVPYDDSMTDVGVPMPVIQRLPSHSLPSDDDDESHMSFTNTSQVNAGEVFSLLKIDEAR from the coding sequence ATGTTGGAATTTCGATCCCGTAACATTTTTCCTTTACTTCCCCTATGCTTTTTCTTCCTCCATTTTTCTTCCATTTTCGTCCCCACTTTCACTTACACTCTACCCGATCAGTACTTCATCAACTGCGGTTCCAGTTCCAGTGTAGATGTCTACGGCAAGACCTTCGTCGGCGACGAGAATCGCGGCCGATTTTCCTTGTCGTCCGGAAACAACGGCCCTGTCCAAGATCCTAGATTTTCCGGTGTTGGACTGTACCGGAGTGCGAGAGTTTTCAGGAAGCGATCTTGGTATGAGTTCGATGCAGAACAAGACGGCACTTTTGTGGTACGCTTTCATTTCCTGCCATTTCCCTCCTTGGGAAATGTCTCCGACGCTCGTTTCAGTGTTGTGGCATCTGGGTTTTCGCTTTTGTCCCAATTTACTGTCGAAAAGTCGAATTCGTCTCCATATGTTGAGGAGTTTTTTATTAAGATGGCTGCCGGGAAATTCAAGGTTTATTTTGTGCCGGAGGGATATAATTCTTTCGCTTTTGTAAATGCGATCGAATTTTTCATTGCTCCACCTGGATTTCTCCCTGATTCTGCCACTCGTGTCACTCGAGAAGGAAGTAGGGGAGATGATTACAAAAATCTTTTATCTCTCCCTTCGCGTGTGATTCATAGGATTAACGTCGGAGGGAAAAATATAATGCCCAACAATGACACCTTGTTGAGGAGTTGGATTCctgatgatccttatttgtttaacaATGAAACAGCGAAAGATAGTGTACCTTATGGTTTTAGGCCTCAATACCAGAGCCCGGGGTCGACCGAATTCGATGCCCCTGAGTTTGTGTACAGGACTGCGAAGCAAATGAACATTGATAACAGTAGGTCTAATCTTTTCAATATGACTTGGCGCTTTCCTGTGAAAGGAGGAGCTAAGCATCTTTTGAGAGTGCACTTCTGTGATATCGTTAGCGTTACCTCGAATGAAGGTCTGAAATTCTACCTTTATGTGTATAGTCAGTTCAGTGTGAGGATATGGCCATTTGATGTCATTCCTCAGCTAGCATCTCCTTTCTACAGAGATTATCTGGTTGATTCGGATGATTCGGGCTTTATCAATGTGAGTGTCGGCCCCGACGACACTTCCAGAGTTGCAAATGCTTTCCTTAATGGGGTAGAGATAATGCAGTTGATTGAAGACACCAGTTCAGTTTCTGATGAAGGGGGTGGTGGTGGTACACATTTGTTTATCATCATAGGGTCGGTGGTGGGAAGTGCAATATTTGTAGTCATTGTGATCTTGCTGATCGTCTTTCTTTGTTTCAAAAGAAGGAAGTTGAAGGCGGTCGAGACATTTGATCGGCCATTAGTACCTCTTTACGGAGGTAGTTCTTACAGTAGAACTACAGATAAAACTGTCCTCGGATCGCCCTTTGCTGATCTAAACCTCGGTTTGAAGTTACATTTATCTGAAATTCAGTCTGCCACGAAAAATTTCGACCCCAAGTTGATCATTGGTGAAGGTGGATTTGGAAAAGTGTACAAGGGCATGTTGAGGAATGGTACAAGAGTTGCTGTCAAAAGAAGTGAGCCAGAGAGCGGTCAAGGCGTTCCTGAATTCGAAACAGAGATAATGGTTTTGTCGAGTATTCGCCACAACCATCTCGTTTCACTAGTTGGGTATTGCGACGAAAGGGATGAGATGATTCTTGTTTATGAGTTTATGGAGAAGGGAACTTTAAGGGAACATCTGTATAGCGAAGAATCTAGGGAAAAGTCCACTCCGAGATCTACATTGTCATGGGAGCAAAGGGTTCGCATCTGTGTTGGTGCAGCAAAAGGCATTCATTATCTACACACTGGTTCAAGTGGGGTGATAATacaccgggatatcaaatcaaCCAACATTTTACTGGATGAATACTACGTTGCTAAAGTTGCAGATTTCGGGCTTTCGAGATCCGGCCCTCCGGATCAAACTCACGTTAGCACTGAAGTAAAAGGCAGCTTCGGATATCTGGATCCTGAATACTTTAAATTCTTACAACTAACACAAAAATCCGATGTGTACTCTTTCGGGGTTGTACTTCTTGAGGTATTATGTGCAAGGCCGGTTGTCTCGGCCAGAGACCCGGTTAGCTTGGTCGAGTGGGGAATGTCTTGGATAAGAAAAGAGCAGCTGGAACAGATCGTGGACCCTCTTCTTGAAGGCAAGATCAATCCCGGTTCGTTGAGAAAATTCGGGGAAACCGTGGAGAAATGCTTGCAAGAATATGGAGCAGATAGGCCTAACATGGTTGATGTTCTGTGGGACTTGGAGTATTGTTTGCAGCTGCATCAGACGGTTACGC